A section of the Halostella salina genome encodes:
- a CDS encoding ABC transporter ATP-binding protein: protein MVDLHVDAVSKRYGGTTALDGVDLEVNDGEFFTLVGPSGCGKTTTLRTIAGFESPTEGVVRFGDREMTGVPPEDRDVGVVFQSYALFPHMTVAENVAYGLRFRDPPGDATTDERVAELLDLVDLPGMGDRDPEELSGGQQQRVALARALAPGPEVLLLDEPMSALDARLRERLRRQVKAIQSELGITTVYVTHDQAEALAISDRVAVLHDGRVEQVGTPEDVYRRPQRRFVAEFVGENNVFAGRVTGSDAAGTTVDVNGRSLRLPPVEASAGDTMTFCVRPAALSTEKVTNQLTATVRTAEFLGEAVRVHADWNGRELVVRLPDAPDGDAVTVGFDPADVHVLPDEAR from the coding sequence GTGGTTGACCTGCACGTCGACGCCGTCTCGAAGCGCTACGGCGGGACGACGGCGCTCGACGGCGTCGACCTGGAGGTGAACGACGGCGAGTTCTTCACGCTCGTCGGCCCCTCGGGCTGCGGGAAGACGACGACGCTGCGAACGATCGCCGGCTTCGAGTCCCCGACCGAGGGGGTCGTTCGCTTCGGCGACCGCGAGATGACTGGGGTGCCGCCGGAGGACCGCGACGTGGGGGTCGTGTTCCAGTCGTACGCGCTCTTTCCGCACATGACCGTCGCGGAGAACGTCGCCTACGGCCTGCGCTTCCGCGACCCGCCCGGCGACGCGACGACCGACGAGCGCGTCGCCGAACTGCTCGACCTCGTCGACCTCCCCGGGATGGGCGACCGCGACCCCGAGGAGCTGTCGGGCGGCCAGCAGCAGCGCGTCGCGCTGGCCCGCGCGCTCGCCCCCGGCCCGGAGGTGCTGCTGCTCGACGAGCCGATGAGCGCGCTGGACGCCCGCCTCCGCGAGCGTCTCCGCCGGCAGGTGAAGGCGATCCAGTCGGAACTGGGGATCACGACCGTCTACGTCACCCACGACCAGGCGGAGGCGCTGGCGATATCCGACCGCGTCGCCGTGCTGCACGACGGCCGCGTCGAGCAGGTCGGCACGCCGGAGGACGTGTACCGCCGCCCCCAGCGCCGCTTCGTCGCGGAGTTCGTCGGCGAGAACAACGTGTTCGCGGGCCGGGTCACCGGCAGCGACGCCGCCGGCACCACCGTCGACGTGAACGGGCGCTCGCTCCGGCTCCCGCCGGTCGAGGCGAGCGCGGGGGACACGATGACGTTCTGCGTCCGCCCGGCGGCGCTGTCGACGGAGAAGGTGACCAACCAGCTCACCGCGACGGTGCGGACCGCGGAGTTCCTCGGCGAGGCGGTGCGGGTCCACGCCGACTGGAACGGCCGGGAGCTGGTCGTCCGCCTCCCGGACGCGCCCGACGGCGACGCGGTGACGGTCGGGTTCGACCCCGCGGACGTACACGTGTTGCCCGACGAAGCGCGGTGA
- a CDS encoding SDR family NAD(P)-dependent oxidoreductase, with product MPPTETALVVGVGPGVGESVARRFDAEGVGVGLLARSADFLDDLATDLDDATALHLDATDADAPDRALSRVRESHGPVDALVLNLPGPADAGGDATAVDPSNLRRAWAQQVPIALRFIRAAEPDLRDGGTVVVTNSMQSKRPNGVSPARASARFALRGLVGSLADGLSDDGIHVAHLVIDGWIDRPDLRERFPDHEPWTDPDAVADTCWHLVDQSGDAWTHELDVRARGDEVRFG from the coding sequence ATGCCACCCACCGAAACCGCACTCGTGGTCGGTGTCGGTCCCGGAGTCGGCGAATCCGTCGCACGCCGCTTCGACGCAGAGGGTGTCGGCGTCGGCCTGCTCGCCCGCTCGGCGGACTTCCTCGACGACCTCGCGACCGACCTCGACGACGCGACGGCCCTCCACCTCGACGCGACCGACGCGGACGCGCCGGACCGGGCGCTGTCCCGCGTCCGTGAGAGCCACGGCCCGGTCGACGCGCTCGTCCTGAACCTCCCCGGTCCGGCCGACGCCGGCGGCGACGCGACGGCCGTCGATCCAAGCAACCTCCGGCGCGCGTGGGCCCAACAGGTGCCGATCGCCCTCCGGTTCATTCGCGCAGCCGAACCCGACCTGCGCGACGGCGGGACCGTCGTCGTCACCAACTCGATGCAGTCGAAGCGCCCGAACGGGGTGAGTCCGGCCCGCGCCAGCGCCCGCTTTGCCCTCCGCGGGCTGGTCGGGTCGCTGGCCGACGGGCTCTCGGACGACGGGATCCACGTCGCCCACCTCGTGATCGACGGGTGGATCGACCGCCCCGACCTCCGCGAGCGGTTCCCGGACCACGAGCCGTGGACCGACCCGGACGCCGTCGCCGACACCTGCTGGCATCTCGTCGACCAGTCCGGGGACGCCTGGACGCACGAACTCGACGTCCGCGCCCGCGGCGACGAGGTGCGGTTCGGATGA
- a CDS encoding SDR family NAD(P)-dependent oxidoreductase, protein MSDAGHGTNRTVLIAGVGETLGTALARAFADAGDAVALLARSPDHVESLAADLRRDGADAVAVTADVTDPDAVADAFDAVRAAFGQVDVLVHNASAPAGGPVDDCDPAAFERPWRVRTYGGYLCAREALADGGDPTVLFSGTSYAVEPTGRMPDWSSAAFATRGLAASLDDGPADATYVAIGATVAPPGGYVTDDRVAAEAVAARFVEFADDPPEATTVRVP, encoded by the coding sequence ATGAGCGACGCGGGACACGGCACGAACCGCACCGTCCTGATCGCCGGCGTCGGGGAGACGCTCGGGACGGCGCTGGCCCGCGCGTTCGCCGACGCGGGCGACGCCGTCGCGCTGCTCGCACGGTCCCCGGACCACGTCGAGTCGCTGGCCGCCGACCTCCGGCGCGACGGGGCCGACGCCGTCGCTGTGACGGCTGACGTGACCGACCCGGATGCCGTCGCCGATGCGTTCGATGCCGTCCGGGCGGCGTTCGGGCAGGTCGACGTGCTGGTCCACAACGCCAGCGCGCCGGCCGGCGGTCCCGTCGACGACTGCGACCCCGCGGCGTTCGAGCGCCCCTGGCGCGTCCGGACGTACGGCGGCTATCTCTGTGCCCGCGAGGCGCTCGCGGACGGCGGCGACCCGACGGTCCTCTTTTCGGGCACCTCGTACGCCGTGGAGCCGACGGGACGGATGCCCGACTGGAGCAGCGCCGCCTTCGCGACGCGTGGGCTTGCGGCGTCGCTGGACGACGGCCCGGCCGACGCGACGTACGTCGCCATCGGCGCGACGGTCGCGCCGCCCGGCGGCTACGTCACCGACGACCGCGTCGCCGCCGAGGCGGTGGCCGCGCGGTTCGTCGAGTTCGCCGACGACCCCCCGGAGGCAACGACGGTGCGGGTCCCCTAA
- a CDS encoding ATP-dependent DNA helicase: protein MAGSWRDVFGHDEPYDDQVDGIETAVETARDGGFLALEGACGTGKTMLALTAGIHLVRDPDSDFERVLVLTSVKQQLRQFEADLRTINANLPDDHRPVSGLTLVGKADVCPYNREKTGGIDDDNVYDRCEDLRDRTRGLTGEGPTTADALAADARSQQVGLVDSGAGGATYLETADEPSPYPEGMPEFEDTEYCPFYAQYLADLPEDGDPAEAVPFDFTAEGLLTPDDLVARSVEHGTCPHSMMGAMLGHAEVVVGNYYHAFDPTTTGSFTGALLDDSTFVVCDEAHMLEPRVRDLVSDGVADATLRDAESELSRVIQPLQFDETDGRETAREDADLIRTELSDSDVTLSELQDTREFIRDLRDELDRRVTAHLEREHRGWKANLSDLPDEEIPLRDPETPEPDAITEWAEREGYDGGVWARAEAVGAVVKRILDEAEDEGKTRAAPAAGRVLGEWYRNGHENYFREIDLERTWDRSEPEGSWRRAYNASLSLHNCVPSDAIGERLADFGGGVLMSATLAPLDVFAEVTGLRHLERDEDRPVVERTYGLDFPEANRESFAVAAPKFTYENRGPTPDGGDADENPTRRTYADAVAEVAGSPGNVLVGMPNYAEAEWMAGALRGRADKPVLIDESSGDDATETLKDDFFAGESKVLVTSLRGTLTEGVDYQGDKLRAAVVCGVPIINTASPRTRAVRTAYDREFGGGGSGSRGGFEYALTIPAVRKARQAIGRVIRGPEEVGVRVLVDERYARDSWDSVREYFPENDEFQAVSPDMLSLGLERFWSSVD from the coding sequence ATGGCAGGCTCCTGGCGCGACGTGTTCGGCCACGACGAGCCGTACGACGACCAGGTCGACGGCATCGAGACGGCGGTCGAGACGGCCCGCGACGGCGGCTTTCTCGCCCTCGAGGGAGCCTGCGGTACCGGGAAGACGATGCTCGCGCTGACGGCGGGGATCCACCTCGTGCGCGACCCCGACAGCGACTTCGAGCGCGTGCTGGTACTGACGAGCGTCAAGCAGCAGCTCCGCCAGTTCGAGGCGGACCTGCGGACGATAAACGCGAACCTGCCCGACGACCACCGCCCCGTGTCGGGGCTCACGCTCGTCGGCAAGGCCGATGTCTGCCCGTACAACCGCGAGAAGACGGGTGGGATCGACGACGACAACGTGTACGACCGCTGCGAGGACCTGCGCGACCGCACCCGCGGCCTGACCGGCGAGGGGCCGACGACGGCCGACGCGCTGGCCGCCGACGCCCGGAGCCAGCAGGTCGGGCTGGTCGACTCCGGGGCCGGCGGAGCGACGTACCTCGAAACCGCCGACGAGCCGTCGCCGTACCCCGAGGGGATGCCCGAGTTCGAGGACACGGAGTACTGCCCGTTCTACGCGCAGTACCTCGCTGACCTGCCGGAGGACGGCGACCCCGCCGAGGCCGTCCCGTTCGACTTCACCGCCGAAGGCCTCCTGACGCCGGACGACCTCGTGGCGCGCTCCGTCGAACACGGCACCTGCCCGCACTCGATGATGGGGGCGATGCTGGGGCACGCGGAGGTCGTGGTCGGCAACTACTACCACGCGTTCGACCCGACGACGACCGGCTCCTTCACCGGCGCGCTGCTGGACGATTCGACGTTCGTCGTCTGCGACGAGGCGCACATGCTCGAACCGCGCGTCCGGGATCTGGTGAGCGACGGCGTCGCCGACGCTACCCTGCGCGACGCCGAATCGGAGCTGTCACGGGTCATCCAGCCGCTCCAGTTCGACGAGACGGACGGCCGCGAGACGGCCCGGGAGGACGCGGACCTGATCCGCACCGAACTCTCCGACAGCGACGTGACGCTCTCCGAACTGCAGGACACCCGCGAGTTCATCCGGGACCTGCGGGACGAACTCGACCGCCGCGTCACCGCCCACCTCGAACGCGAGCACCGGGGCTGGAAGGCGAACCTCTCGGACCTGCCGGACGAGGAGATCCCGCTACGGGACCCCGAGACGCCCGAACCCGACGCCATCACCGAGTGGGCCGAGCGCGAAGGGTACGACGGCGGGGTCTGGGCCCGCGCTGAGGCGGTCGGCGCGGTCGTCAAGCGAATTTTAGACGAGGCCGAGGACGAGGGGAAGACCCGTGCGGCTCCCGCCGCCGGGCGCGTGCTCGGCGAGTGGTACCGCAACGGCCACGAGAACTACTTCCGCGAGATCGATCTGGAGCGGACGTGGGACCGGTCCGAGCCGGAGGGGTCGTGGCGGCGGGCGTACAACGCCAGCCTCTCCCTGCACAACTGCGTGCCCAGCGACGCCATCGGCGAGCGCCTCGCCGACTTCGGCGGGGGCGTCCTGATGAGCGCGACGCTCGCGCCCCTCGACGTGTTCGCCGAGGTGACGGGGCTGCGCCACCTCGAACGCGACGAGGACCGGCCGGTCGTCGAGCGGACGTACGGGCTCGACTTCCCGGAAGCGAACCGCGAGAGCTTCGCCGTCGCCGCGCCGAAGTTCACCTACGAGAACCGCGGGCCGACGCCGGACGGCGGAGACGCCGACGAGAATCCCACCCGCCGGACGTACGCCGACGCGGTCGCGGAGGTGGCGGGGTCGCCGGGCAACGTCCTCGTCGGGATGCCCAACTACGCCGAGGCGGAGTGGATGGCGGGGGCGCTTCGCGGCCGCGCCGACAAGCCCGTCCTCATCGACGAGTCCAGCGGCGACGACGCGACCGAGACGCTGAAGGACGACTTCTTCGCCGGCGAGTCGAAGGTGCTCGTCACCAGCCTCCGCGGGACGCTCACCGAGGGCGTCGACTATCAGGGGGACAAACTGCGGGCCGCCGTCGTCTGCGGCGTCCCGATCATCAACACCGCCAGCCCGCGAACGCGGGCCGTCCGTACCGCCTACGACCGCGAGTTCGGCGGGGGCGGCTCCGGGTCGCGCGGCGGGTTCGAGTACGCGCTGACCATCCCGGCCGTCCGCAAGGCGCGGCAGGCCATCGGCCGCGTCATCCGCGGCCCCGAGGAGGTCGGCGTCCGCGTGCTCGTCGACGAGCGCTACGCCCGGGACTCCTGGGACAGCGTGCGCGAGTACTTCCCCGAGAACGACGAGTTCCAGGCCGTTAGCCCGGATATGCTCTCGCTGGGGCTGGAGCGGTTCTGGTCGAGCGTGGATTAG
- a CDS encoding PaaI family thioesterase, which produces MDDFEAKELFSQLPFVERLGIEMESAGDGRAVGTLDLEEGHSSVPWKTVAHGGVTYSLADTVGGAAVYSLHPKPTPTIDMRIDYLSPGTDRLRAAAEVVRDGGSVAVVSVDVTDGEGEAVADARGVYKTGGGDGETTWTDVEGE; this is translated from the coding sequence ATGGACGATTTCGAGGCGAAGGAACTGTTCTCGCAGCTGCCGTTCGTCGAACGGCTCGGCATCGAGATGGAGTCGGCGGGCGACGGCCGCGCCGTCGGCACGCTCGACCTGGAGGAGGGCCACTCCTCGGTCCCGTGGAAGACCGTCGCCCACGGCGGCGTCACCTACTCGCTGGCCGACACCGTCGGCGGCGCGGCGGTGTACTCGCTCCACCCGAAGCCGACGCCGACGATCGATATGCGCATCGACTACCTCTCGCCGGGTACCGACCGCCTCCGCGCCGCGGCCGAGGTGGTGCGGGACGGCGGCAGCGTCGCCGTCGTCTCCGTCGACGTGACCGACGGCGAGGGCGAGGCGGTGGCCGACGCCCGCGGCGTGTACAAGACCGGGGGCGGCGACGGCGAGACGACGTGGACCGACGTCGAGGGGGAGTGA
- a CDS encoding metal-dependent transcriptional regulator: MSGADQYLLAVYIAGQRDGSPVSSGHVADLLDRSAASATEMLQQLETRGLVTYEPYEGATLTAEGRERAERLHESYVTLSWFFRSVLDLDSHEAEAMEMAGVIDPSVVDRLAATLPSEGT, translated from the coding sequence ATGAGCGGGGCTGACCAGTACCTGCTGGCGGTGTACATCGCCGGACAGCGCGACGGGTCACCGGTTTCGTCCGGTCACGTCGCCGACCTGCTGGACCGGTCGGCCGCGTCGGCGACGGAGATGTTGCAGCAACTCGAAACGCGCGGCCTGGTGACGTACGAACCGTACGAGGGGGCGACGCTCACCGCCGAGGGGCGCGAGCGCGCGGAGCGCCTCCACGAGTCCTACGTGACGCTCTCGTGGTTCTTCCGGAGCGTCCTCGACCTCGACTCCCACGAGGCGGAGGCGATGGAGATGGCCGGGGTGATCGACCCGTCGGTCGTCGACCGGCTCGCGGCGACGCTCCCGTCGGAGGGGACGTAG
- a CDS encoding DUF1684 domain-containing protein, whose amino-acid sequence MTDSFDADTWRRELETQREEKDRFFDEHRQSPIPPEERDDFDGLDYFDPDPDYRVTATVTVHDDPEAVTMDTTAGTEVRYRRELTLSFDIDGVEQELAAYRQEGDEQYFVPIRDKTTGQESYEGGRYMEFASDEELDDGDEMVLDFNLAYSPFCAYSETFACPLPPEENWLDVAVEAGEKAP is encoded by the coding sequence ATGACCGACTCGTTCGACGCGGACACGTGGCGGCGGGAACTGGAGACACAGCGCGAGGAGAAGGACCGCTTCTTCGACGAGCACCGGCAGTCGCCGATCCCGCCGGAGGAACGCGACGACTTCGACGGCCTGGACTACTTCGACCCGGACCCCGACTACCGCGTGACGGCGACGGTGACGGTCCACGACGACCCCGAGGCGGTGACGATGGACACGACCGCGGGGACCGAGGTGCGCTACCGGCGCGAACTGACGCTGTCCTTCGATATCGACGGCGTCGAGCAGGAGCTCGCGGCGTACCGCCAGGAGGGCGACGAGCAGTACTTCGTCCCGATCCGCGACAAGACGACCGGGCAGGAGAGCTACGAGGGCGGGCGCTACATGGAGTTCGCCAGCGACGAGGAACTGGACGACGGCGACGAAATGGTGCTCGACTTCAATCTCGCGTACTCGCCGTTCTGCGCGTACAGCGAGACGTTCGCCTGCCCGCTCCCGCCCGAGGAGAACTGGCTGGACGTTGCGGTCGAGGCCGGCGAGAAAGCGCCCTAG
- a CDS encoding class I SAM-dependent methyltransferase produces the protein MSVSAEFDEWAADGRDRGMEDRHWHTAKHALARMPVEPGDVVLDLGCGSGYAGRALRETKDAARAYGIDAAPEMARNAREYTDDPDVGYVVGDFGSLPFADDSVDHVWSMEAFYYAADPRETLREIRRVLRPGGTFYCAVNYYEENHHSHEWQEFIDVEMTRWSRPEYREAFRDAGLHVAEQDTIPDEETEIPPADEFPTEDWETREDMVERYREYGTLLTVGVAP, from the coding sequence ATGAGCGTCAGCGCGGAGTTTGACGAGTGGGCCGCGGACGGCCGCGACCGCGGCATGGAGGACCGACACTGGCACACCGCCAAGCACGCCCTCGCCCGGATGCCCGTCGAACCGGGCGACGTGGTGCTCGACCTCGGCTGTGGCAGCGGCTACGCCGGGCGCGCGCTCCGGGAAACCAAGGACGCCGCCCGCGCGTACGGCATCGACGCCGCGCCCGAGATGGCCCGCAACGCCCGCGAGTACACCGACGACCCCGACGTGGGGTACGTCGTCGGCGACTTCGGGTCGCTCCCGTTCGCCGACGACTCGGTCGACCACGTCTGGTCGATGGAGGCGTTCTACTACGCCGCCGACCCCCGCGAGACGTTGCGGGAAATCCGGCGCGTCCTCCGGCCCGGCGGGACGTTCTACTGCGCCGTCAACTACTACGAGGAGAACCACCACTCCCACGAGTGGCAGGAGTTCATCGACGTGGAGATGACCCGCTGGAGCAGGCCGGAGTACCGCGAGGCGTTCCGCGACGCCGGCCTCCACGTCGCCGAGCAGGACACCATCCCGGACGAGGAAACCGAGATCCCGCCCGCCGACGAGTTCCCGACGGAGGACTGGGAGACCCGCGAGGACATGGTCGAGCGCTACCGCGAGTACGGGACGCTGCTGACCGTCGGCGTCGCGCCCTAG
- a CDS encoding DUF2391 family protein, with amino-acid sequence MVARRKRYRIADSAQQVVGGFLLAGPFVVTEEVWVLAANMTVWHALVTVGIVAGIGYGALYKADAGRDPDTEAEVAGIPVRFVSLMVVSYGSVAVLALALTAPETFLVQEGILRDPTQRTVAMATLKAVSVGAIFSVVGAATADSVF; translated from the coding sequence ATGGTCGCCCGTCGCAAGCGCTACCGGATCGCCGACTCCGCCCAGCAGGTCGTCGGCGGGTTCCTGCTGGCCGGACCGTTCGTCGTCACCGAGGAGGTGTGGGTGCTGGCGGCTAACATGACCGTCTGGCACGCGCTGGTGACCGTCGGCATCGTCGCGGGCATCGGCTACGGCGCGCTGTACAAGGCCGACGCGGGGCGGGACCCCGACACCGAGGCGGAGGTCGCGGGGATCCCGGTCCGGTTCGTCTCGCTGATGGTCGTGTCGTACGGCTCCGTCGCCGTGCTCGCGCTGGCGCTGACCGCACCGGAGACGTTTCTCGTCCAGGAGGGGATCCTCCGCGACCCCACGCAGCGGACCGTCGCGATGGCCACGCTCAAGGCAGTCAGCGTCGGGGCGATATTCAGCGTCGTCGGCGCGGCGACCGCCGACAGCGTGTTCTGA
- a CDS encoding DUF7090 family protein, producing MDYALAIDGSPEEIPGGTGVLLLHPSTGETDRIDTDFLKQDTDRFLVISTRTTAREVMQKLDYYDVDEDRAVILDTLSVERGYSRRSSENVHYVGAPDDLDGIVEQTEEFLANTEGKRRVSLDSITELAYYAGEEATQDAIRAILALLDEHDAVGLFHLATEVHDDEVVAAYRDLFDGVIDLDEDDSVSVDF from the coding sequence ATGGATTACGCGCTTGCGATCGACGGCAGTCCCGAGGAGATACCGGGCGGGACTGGCGTTCTCCTGCTGCACCCGAGCACCGGTGAGACGGACCGGATCGACACTGACTTTCTGAAGCAGGACACCGACCGATTCCTCGTGATCTCCACACGAACCACTGCGCGGGAGGTCATGCAGAAGCTCGACTACTACGACGTTGACGAGGACCGGGCTGTGATCCTCGACACGCTTTCGGTCGAACGCGGCTACTCCCGGCGCAGCAGCGAGAACGTCCACTACGTCGGCGCGCCCGACGACCTGGACGGCATCGTCGAGCAGACCGAGGAGTTCCTGGCGAACACCGAGGGCAAGCGCCGGGTGAGCCTCGACTCGATCACCGAACTCGCCTACTACGCCGGCGAGGAGGCCACGCAGGACGCGATCCGGGCGATCCTCGCGCTGCTCGACGAGCACGACGCCGTCGGCCTCTTTCACCTCGCGACCGAGGTCCACGACGACGAAGTCGTCGCGGCGTACCGCGACCTGTTCGACGGCGTGATCGACCTGGACGAGGACGACTCGGTCAGCGTCGACTTCTGA
- a CDS encoding DUF7089 family protein: protein MFSERDLPDDVAAVRDAHAPDALVLSAASDFETLPPEQAEDLGLLVDALDPATHPAAWLPEDAPQLLARYAGNEFTIGLPGDGSVVWTRQTDPPTVIVKPRVEGSPESFIDFLVAEALVEVGLDVPESFLGFFGERYRDLDDALPLSPNATYQVAAALYDGWIGCHTREPFSDWPDEHPRLGDAWVDAGERIEGRVADLPGAVAREETDFADATELACAAIKHDLDLPAPFAALATVAYRSHGPEYAVTWAEKTFEKL from the coding sequence ATGTTCAGCGAGCGCGACCTGCCCGACGACGTCGCTGCCGTCCGTGACGCCCACGCGCCGGACGCGCTGGTGCTCTCGGCCGCGAGCGATTTCGAGACGCTCCCGCCGGAGCAGGCCGAGGATCTGGGCCTGCTCGTCGACGCGCTCGACCCGGCGACCCACCCTGCGGCGTGGCTCCCCGAGGACGCGCCGCAGTTGCTCGCCCGGTACGCCGGGAACGAGTTCACGATCGGTCTCCCGGGCGACGGGAGCGTCGTCTGGACCCGACAGACCGACCCGCCGACCGTCATCGTCAAACCCCGGGTAGAGGGGTCACCCGAATCCTTCATCGATTTCCTCGTCGCTGAGGCGCTCGTGGAGGTCGGGCTCGACGTTCCCGAGAGCTTCCTGGGCTTTTTCGGGGAGCGCTACCGCGACCTCGACGACGCGCTCCCGCTGTCGCCCAACGCCACCTATCAGGTCGCGGCGGCGCTGTACGACGGCTGGATCGGCTGTCACACCCGCGAGCCGTTTTCGGACTGGCCCGACGAACACCCCCGTCTGGGCGACGCCTGGGTCGACGCCGGCGAGCGGATCGAGGGCCGCGTCGCCGACCTGCCGGGCGCGGTCGCCCGCGAGGAGACGGACTTCGCCGACGCGACGGAGCTGGCCTGTGCCGCGATCAAACACGACCTCGACCTGCCCGCACCGTTCGCGGCGCTCGCCACGGTCGCCTACCGGAGCCACGGGCCGGAGTACGCCGTCACGTGGGCGGAAAAGACGTTCGAGAAGCTGTAG